The following coding sequences are from one Hyalangium gracile window:
- the moaA gene encoding GTP 3',8-cyclase MoaA has translation MLPAPSIPAPSRDPLAPPLLDAQGRRMTYLRLSITDRCNFRCTYCSPASWGGKKDLLSPAEFGRIVSVFAAMGIQRVRLTGGEPLIRPDILEIAQRISATPGIRHVAITTNASHLERLALPLREAGVTQLNMSLDTLSEETFRRISRQGDFAATLRGIDAAAQAGYASLKLNVVVMRGINDGEAPALVRYAHERGITPRFIELMPFGQGTPVPTAELVEQLQAAGLPLVSEPADDASSPTSGPARYWRAPTGRVGFISPLTQNFCGGCNRVRVASNGDLRSCLGGRAQAPLHQLIRGGASDPELALAIRQALGEKPDGHRFTEAGNGSTLLPMMGIGG, from the coding sequence ATGCTCCCCGCGCCATCCATCCCCGCTCCCTCGCGAGACCCGCTCGCGCCTCCCCTCCTGGATGCCCAGGGGCGGCGGATGACGTACCTGCGGCTGAGCATCACCGACCGCTGCAACTTCCGCTGCACCTACTGCTCGCCCGCTTCCTGGGGAGGCAAGAAGGATCTGCTCTCTCCCGCCGAGTTCGGACGCATCGTCTCCGTCTTCGCCGCCATGGGCATCCAGCGCGTGCGGCTCACCGGCGGCGAGCCCCTCATCCGCCCCGACATCCTCGAGATCGCCCAGCGCATCTCCGCCACGCCCGGCATCCGCCACGTGGCCATCACCACCAACGCCAGCCACCTCGAGCGCCTCGCCCTCCCCCTGCGCGAGGCCGGCGTCACCCAGCTCAACATGAGCCTGGACACCCTCTCCGAGGAGACCTTCCGCCGCATCTCCAGGCAGGGGGACTTCGCCGCCACGCTGCGCGGCATCGACGCCGCGGCCCAGGCCGGCTACGCCTCGCTCAAGCTCAACGTCGTCGTCATGCGCGGCATCAACGACGGCGAGGCCCCGGCCCTCGTCCGCTACGCGCACGAGCGGGGCATCACCCCCCGCTTCATCGAGCTCATGCCCTTCGGCCAGGGCACGCCCGTGCCCACCGCCGAGCTCGTCGAGCAGCTCCAGGCCGCCGGCCTCCCGCTCGTGTCCGAGCCGGCGGATGACGCCTCCAGCCCCACCTCGGGCCCGGCGCGCTACTGGCGCGCTCCCACCGGTCGCGTGGGCTTCATCTCTCCCCTCACCCAGAACTTCTGCGGCGGCTGCAACCGCGTGCGCGTGGCCTCCAATGGAGACCTGCGCAGCTGCCTCGGCGGACGCGCGCAGGCCCCGCTGCATCAGCTCATCCGCGGCGGCGCCTCGGACCCGGAGCTGGCCCTGGCCATCCGCCAGGCCCTGGGCGAGAAGCCAGACGGCCACCGCTTCACCGAGGCCGGCAACGGCTCCACGCTCCTGCCAATGATGGGCATCGGCGGCTGA
- a CDS encoding DUF4870 domain-containing protein produces MDQQQSEQPFLMGSPAPSQDDKTMALIAHIGGIVFPVLVPLVIMLTKGDKSAWVRAQAVEALNFQIGVFIGYMVSSILAFACIGALLFPLVFIAAVVLGIMAGMKVNEGVAYRYPFAIRMIK; encoded by the coding sequence ATGGACCAGCAGCAGAGTGAACAGCCGTTCCTGATGGGCTCGCCGGCACCCAGTCAGGACGACAAGACCATGGCGCTCATCGCGCACATTGGTGGCATTGTCTTCCCGGTGCTGGTGCCGCTCGTCATCATGTTGACCAAGGGCGACAAGTCCGCCTGGGTTCGCGCGCAGGCGGTCGAGGCGCTCAACTTCCAGATCGGCGTCTTCATTGGCTACATGGTCTCGTCGATTCTGGCCTTCGCGTGCATCGGCGCCCTGCTGTTCCCGCTCGTGTTCATCGCCGCGGTGGTCCTGGGGATCATGGCGGGGATGAAGGTGAACGAGGGCGTGGCGTACCGGTATCCGTTCGCCATCCGCATGATCAAGTAG
- the thiC gene encoding phosphomethylpyrimidine synthase ThiC, which translates to MSGASRSLKVDGKVLEGISRGALPASRKVYVPGERYPELRVPMREISQTPTRHGHGPEARVTPNPPVHVYDSSGPYTDPEARIDLKEGLAPTRAGWIAARGDTEELPGITSEYGRGREADPRLAGLRFAHRRKPRVAKPGANVTQLHYARKGIITPEMEFVAVRENLKVEASLAAQHPGQSWGAAIPRKITPEFVRDEVARGRAIIPANINHPELEPMIIGRNFLVKINANIGNSAVTSSIEEEVEKMVWSIRWGADTVMDLSTGRNIHETREWILRNAPVPIGTVPIYQALEKVGGKAEELTWEIYRDTLIEQCEQGVDYFTIHAGVRLAYIPLTARRLTGIVSRGGSILAKWCLAHHKENFLYTHFEEICEIMKAYDVSFSLGDGLRPGSIADANDAAQFGELETLGELTKIAWKHDVQVMIEGPGHVPMHLIQENMTKQLAVCHEAPFYTLGPLTTDIAPGYDHFTSGIGAAMIGWFGTAMLCYVTPKEHLGLPDRDDVKEGVITYKIAAHAADLAKGHPGAQARDNALSKARFEFRWEDQFNLSLDPERARAFHDETLPAEGAKVAHFCSMCGPQFCSMKITQEVRDFAAQSGVATESALEAGMAEKSEEFKKAGGEIYR; encoded by the coding sequence ATGAGCGGAGCGTCCAGGAGCCTCAAGGTCGATGGCAAGGTGCTGGAGGGGATCTCGCGAGGGGCGCTGCCGGCCTCGCGCAAGGTCTACGTCCCCGGCGAGCGGTACCCGGAGCTGCGGGTGCCCATGCGGGAGATCAGCCAGACGCCCACCCGTCACGGGCACGGCCCGGAGGCGCGCGTGACGCCCAACCCGCCGGTCCATGTCTATGACTCGAGCGGCCCGTACACGGATCCCGAGGCGCGGATCGATCTGAAGGAGGGCCTGGCGCCCACCCGCGCCGGCTGGATCGCGGCCCGGGGAGACACGGAGGAGCTGCCGGGCATCACCTCCGAGTACGGCCGCGGCCGCGAGGCGGACCCGCGCCTGGCCGGGCTGCGCTTCGCCCACCGCCGCAAGCCGCGCGTGGCGAAGCCGGGCGCCAACGTCACGCAGCTGCACTACGCGCGCAAGGGCATCATCACTCCGGAGATGGAGTTCGTGGCGGTGCGGGAGAACCTGAAGGTGGAGGCCTCGCTCGCGGCGCAGCACCCGGGGCAGTCCTGGGGCGCGGCCATCCCCCGGAAGATCACCCCGGAGTTCGTGCGGGACGAGGTGGCGCGGGGCCGCGCCATCATCCCGGCCAACATCAACCACCCGGAGCTGGAGCCGATGATCATCGGCCGCAACTTCCTGGTGAAGATCAACGCCAACATCGGCAACTCGGCGGTCACCTCCTCCATCGAGGAGGAGGTGGAGAAGATGGTGTGGTCCATCCGCTGGGGCGCGGACACGGTGATGGACCTGTCCACCGGCCGGAACATCCACGAGACGCGCGAGTGGATCCTCCGCAACGCTCCGGTGCCCATCGGCACGGTGCCCATCTACCAGGCGCTGGAGAAGGTGGGCGGCAAGGCGGAGGAGCTGACGTGGGAGATCTACCGCGACACGCTCATCGAGCAGTGCGAGCAGGGCGTGGACTACTTCACCATCCACGCGGGCGTGCGGCTGGCGTACATCCCGCTGACGGCCAGGCGGCTGACGGGCATCGTCAGCCGGGGTGGCTCCATCCTGGCGAAGTGGTGCCTGGCGCACCACAAGGAGAACTTCCTCTACACGCACTTCGAGGAGATCTGCGAGATCATGAAGGCGTATGACGTCAGCTTCAGCCTGGGCGACGGCCTGCGCCCGGGCTCGATCGCGGACGCCAACGACGCGGCGCAGTTCGGCGAGCTGGAGACGCTGGGCGAGCTGACGAAGATCGCCTGGAAGCACGACGTGCAGGTGATGATCGAGGGGCCGGGGCACGTGCCCATGCACCTGATCCAGGAGAACATGACGAAGCAGCTGGCCGTGTGCCACGAGGCGCCCTTCTACACGCTGGGGCCTCTGACGACGGACATCGCGCCGGGGTACGACCACTTCACCAGCGGCATCGGCGCGGCGATGATCGGGTGGTTCGGCACGGCGATGCTCTGCTACGTGACGCCGAAGGAGCACCTGGGCCTGCCGGACCGGGATGACGTGAAGGAGGGCGTCATCACCTACAAGATCGCGGCGCACGCGGCGGATCTGGCCAAGGGCCACCCGGGGGCGCAGGCGCGCGACAACGCGCTGTCCAAGGCACGCTTCGAGTTCCGCTGGGAGGATCAGTTCAACCTCTCGCTGGATCCGGAGCGGGCGCGGGCCTTCCACGACGAGACGCTGCCGGCCGAGGGAGCCAAGGTGGCCCACTTCTGCTCCATGTGCGGCCCGCAGTTCTGCTCCATGAAGATCACCCAGGAGGTGCGTGACTTCGCGGCGCAGAGCGGGGTGGCGACGGAGTCGGCGCTGGAGGCCGGCATGGCCGAGAAGAGCGAGGAGTTCAAGAAGGCGGGCGGGGAGATCTACCGCTGA
- a CDS encoding CBS domain-containing protein → MKTVGELMTRELITLKETQNLAIADELLRLHRIRHLPVVRDGKLVGLITHRDLIKATALKCPDPTKNPLWAADIMNREIRTVRPDMALREAVKVMLDNKFGCLPVVSEDGKLMGILTEADLVRYAQQLIADLDRMSEAAEYE, encoded by the coding sequence ATGAAGACCGTTGGCGAGCTGATGACGCGGGAGCTCATCACCCTCAAGGAAACGCAGAACCTGGCCATCGCGGACGAGCTGCTCCGCCTGCACCGCATCCGGCACCTGCCGGTGGTGCGCGATGGCAAGCTGGTGGGGCTCATCACCCACCGCGACCTCATCAAGGCCACCGCCCTCAAGTGCCCGGACCCGACGAAGAACCCCCTGTGGGCGGCGGACATCATGAACCGCGAGATCCGCACGGTGCGCCCGGACATGGCCCTGCGCGAGGCGGTGAAGGTGATGCTGGACAACAAGTTCGGCTGCCTGCCCGTCGTGAGCGAGGACGGCAAGCTCATGGGCATCCTCACGGAGGCGGACCTGGTGCGCTACGCGCAGCAGCTCATCGCTGACCTGGACCGCATGAGCGAGGCGGCGGAGTACGAGTAG
- a CDS encoding universal stress protein yields MAIVFGTDFSEHATVAALAAAALARRTGEALHLAHVLEYGSGGGSSAIHEAMRREAAARLEQQVQELRRRDVSLTPHLLDGAPDEVLVDLAAQVHASLIVLSHHGQRAPRWRIGSVADRVVQAARCPVLVLKASQPIEAWARGERSLRLLLGLNFSAPSDAAVAWVRRMRTLGPCEVMAAHHYWGADAHTRYGMPISPEAEVTPEAEQALRRDLTARMGDMPGSGSVWVHLEPGLGRPSEALIHLARKEAVDLVVVGTHQRSGASKWWHGSVSQHVLHDSPTSVLCVPTSAATTRVIPRLRRVLAPTDLSELGSSGVRHAYSLAPPGGTVYLLHALPPPAGAPIGAGYVLPEPTSAQERAEREQIAAELRALIPPEATARGITTRVELVTGRKVSEAICQAAERLDCDVICLATHGRSGLTRALAGSVAQEVLMNGTRPLYVVRPPRDE; encoded by the coding sequence ATGGCCATCGTCTTCGGAACGGACTTCTCGGAGCACGCCACGGTGGCCGCCCTCGCCGCGGCCGCCCTGGCCCGCCGCACCGGTGAGGCGCTCCACCTGGCCCACGTCCTCGAGTACGGCAGCGGTGGAGGCTCGAGCGCCATCCACGAGGCCATGCGCCGAGAGGCCGCCGCGCGCCTGGAGCAGCAGGTCCAGGAGCTGCGCCGACGCGACGTGTCGCTCACCCCGCACCTGCTGGACGGAGCGCCCGACGAGGTGCTCGTCGATCTGGCCGCCCAGGTCCACGCCTCGCTCATCGTGCTCTCCCACCACGGGCAGCGGGCCCCTCGCTGGCGCATCGGCAGCGTGGCGGACCGGGTGGTCCAGGCCGCGCGCTGCCCGGTGCTGGTGCTGAAGGCCTCTCAGCCGATCGAGGCCTGGGCCCGGGGAGAGCGCTCGCTGCGGCTGCTGCTGGGGCTGAACTTCTCCGCGCCCTCGGACGCCGCCGTCGCCTGGGTGCGGCGCATGAGGACGCTGGGGCCGTGCGAGGTGATGGCCGCGCACCACTACTGGGGCGCGGACGCGCACACCCGCTATGGCATGCCCATCTCGCCCGAGGCCGAGGTGACGCCCGAGGCCGAGCAGGCGCTGCGCCGCGATCTCACGGCGCGCATGGGGGACATGCCCGGCAGCGGCTCCGTCTGGGTGCACCTGGAGCCGGGGCTCGGACGCCCCTCCGAGGCGCTGATCCACCTGGCGCGCAAGGAGGCCGTGGATCTGGTGGTGGTGGGCACGCACCAGCGCTCCGGCGCGAGCAAGTGGTGGCATGGCTCCGTCTCCCAGCACGTCCTCCATGACTCGCCCACCTCCGTGCTGTGCGTGCCCACCAGCGCCGCCACGACGCGCGTCATCCCTCGGCTGCGCCGGGTGCTGGCGCCCACGGACCTGTCCGAGCTGGGCTCCAGCGGCGTGCGCCACGCCTACTCGCTGGCCCCGCCCGGCGGCACCGTCTACCTGCTCCACGCTCTGCCGCCGCCCGCGGGCGCCCCCATCGGCGCCGGGTATGTCCTCCCCGAGCCCACCTCCGCCCAGGAGCGCGCCGAGCGGGAGCAGATCGCCGCGGAGCTCAGGGCCCTCATCCCTCCCGAGGCCACCGCTCGCGGCATCACCACGCGCGTGGAGCTCGTCACCGGCCGCAAGGTCTCCGAGGCCATCTGCCAGGCCGCGGAGCGCCTGGACTGCGACGTCATCTGCCTGGCCACCCACGGACGCTCGGGCCTCACCCGCGCCCTGGCCGGCTCGGTGGCACAGGAGGTGCTGATGAACGGCACGCGGCCGCTGTACGTCGTCCGCCCACCCCGAGACGAGTGA
- a CDS encoding sigma-54-dependent transcriptional regulator encodes MAAERILVVDDEDNARRAIVTILGEEGYEVTEASNGADALARIPEFSPAVVLSDVRMPQMDGLTLLKKARELGSDATFVMMTAFASVETAVEAMRAGADNYLVKPLDADAVLVILGKALEKRSLVRETQTLRDQVRQRTRFHNIIGDSPQIQGVYDVIRRAANTRATVLILGESGTGKELIAQALHQESPRKDKPFVRVHCAALSENLLESELFGHEKGSFTGAVARKEGRFELADGGTLFLDEIGEISPAVQVKLLRVLQQREFERVGGTQTLKVDVRIVAATHRDLQAEVKAGRFREDLFYRLNVVSVTLPPLRERKSDIPALVSHFLEKYSDTYGKQVKALAPGTLQALLAHDWPGNIRELENAIERAVVLAQGPELTTDDLPPVLRGPRPSGSSANNLIPGASMATIEREAILRTLEMVQGSTSRAAEILGISVRKIQYRLKEYGSGKTPSSQEDAEEAAAESSG; translated from the coding sequence ATGGCTGCTGAACGCATCCTGGTTGTCGATGACGAAGACAATGCCCGCCGTGCCATCGTCACCATCCTCGGCGAGGAGGGGTACGAGGTCACCGAGGCCTCCAACGGCGCGGACGCGCTGGCGCGCATCCCCGAGTTCTCGCCCGCGGTGGTCCTCTCGGACGTGCGCATGCCGCAGATGGACGGGCTCACGCTGCTCAAGAAGGCGCGGGAGCTGGGCTCGGACGCCACGTTCGTGATGATGACGGCCTTCGCGAGCGTGGAGACCGCCGTCGAGGCCATGCGCGCGGGCGCCGACAACTACCTGGTCAAGCCGCTGGACGCGGACGCGGTGCTCGTCATCCTCGGCAAGGCGCTCGAGAAGCGCAGCCTGGTCCGAGAGACCCAGACGCTGCGCGATCAGGTGCGCCAGCGCACCCGCTTCCACAACATCATCGGGGACTCGCCCCAGATCCAGGGCGTGTACGACGTCATCCGCCGCGCGGCGAACACCCGCGCCACGGTGCTCATCCTCGGCGAGTCCGGCACGGGCAAGGAACTCATCGCCCAGGCGCTGCACCAGGAGTCCCCGCGCAAGGACAAGCCCTTCGTCCGCGTGCACTGCGCGGCGCTGTCCGAGAACCTGCTGGAGAGCGAGCTGTTCGGCCACGAGAAGGGCTCGTTCACCGGCGCCGTGGCGCGCAAGGAGGGCCGCTTCGAGCTGGCCGACGGCGGCACCCTCTTCCTGGACGAGATCGGCGAGATCTCCCCCGCCGTGCAGGTGAAGCTGCTGCGCGTGCTCCAGCAGCGCGAGTTCGAGCGCGTGGGCGGCACGCAGACGCTCAAGGTGGACGTGCGCATCGTCGCCGCCACCCACCGGGATCTGCAGGCCGAGGTGAAGGCGGGCCGCTTCCGAGAGGACCTCTTCTACCGGCTCAACGTCGTCTCGGTGACCCTGCCCCCGCTGCGCGAGCGCAAGAGCGACATCCCCGCGCTGGTGAGCCACTTCCTGGAGAAGTACAGCGACACCTACGGCAAGCAGGTGAAGGCGCTGGCGCCGGGCACCCTCCAGGCCCTGCTGGCGCACGACTGGCCGGGCAACATCCGTGAGCTGGAGAACGCCATCGAGCGCGCGGTGGTACTGGCCCAGGGCCCGGAGCTGACCACGGACGATCTGCCCCCCGTGCTGCGAGGCCCCCGGCCCTCTGGCTCCAGCGCGAACAACCTCATCCCCGGCGCCTCCATGGCCACCATCGAGCGGGAGGCCATCCTCCGCACGTTAGAGATGGTACAGGGCTCCACCAGTCGCGCTGCGGAGATCCTGGGAATCAGCGTGCGAAAGATCCAGTACCGGCTAAAGGAGTATGGCAGCGGCAAGACGCCCTCCTCCCAGGAGGACGCGGAGGAGGCCGCGGCGGAGTCCAGCGGCTGA
- a CDS encoding SLC13 family permease translates to MSSSPTHALQTEAPEPPPAAAPASARQRHWVRPALAVVGVATSLLVAWLGVDSPTIARSIAIAGVCLTLWLTELVPPFVPTLLLLGGTAALLGPLEPGYKLSAVLAWCADPVLVLFLGGFTLEVAASRHGLDQAVAQHVLRLARGSRRLLMLLVTVGVAFLSMWMSNIAAAAMMLASLRPLLHASHHDTALKRALLLSVALGANFGGMATPVGTGPNAIAISAATPYSQVTFVKWMAFALPLTGLMLLVGFVLLVVSYRVRGRFELPAAPTRKLDTRAHWVLGVFVACAGLWLSEPLHGLSAPLVALGATAALFGSGLLRREDLGRLDWSTLFLIAGGISLGRLVEHSGVVATALRGVDWSAWPQVAQVGLLVSLAALLSALMSNTGTSALLIPIAVQLFPSASMPILVAMGCSFGVPFIISTPPNAMVAGEGGVESSDLLRMGLPLMALGCLVVTLTGPWVLRFFGLS, encoded by the coding sequence ATGAGCTCGAGCCCCACCCACGCGCTGCAGACGGAGGCACCGGAGCCTCCCCCCGCCGCCGCCCCCGCGAGCGCCCGCCAGAGGCACTGGGTGCGCCCCGCGCTCGCCGTCGTGGGAGTGGCCACGAGCCTCCTGGTGGCCTGGCTGGGGGTGGACAGCCCCACCATCGCGCGCTCGATCGCGATCGCCGGGGTGTGTCTGACGCTGTGGCTCACCGAGCTGGTGCCGCCCTTCGTCCCCACCCTGCTGCTGCTCGGGGGCACGGCCGCGCTGCTGGGCCCGCTGGAGCCTGGGTACAAGCTGTCCGCGGTGCTCGCGTGGTGCGCGGATCCCGTGCTCGTGCTCTTCCTGGGCGGCTTCACGCTGGAGGTCGCCGCCTCGCGGCATGGGCTGGATCAGGCCGTGGCCCAGCACGTGCTCCGGCTGGCGCGGGGGAGCCGGCGGCTGCTGATGCTCCTCGTCACCGTGGGCGTGGCCTTCCTCTCCATGTGGATGTCGAACATCGCCGCCGCGGCGATGATGCTGGCCTCGCTCCGGCCGCTGCTCCACGCCTCGCACCACGACACCGCCCTGAAGCGGGCCCTGCTGCTGTCCGTGGCGCTCGGGGCCAACTTCGGCGGCATGGCCACGCCGGTGGGCACTGGCCCCAACGCGATCGCCATCTCCGCGGCCACGCCCTACTCCCAGGTGACGTTCGTCAAGTGGATGGCCTTCGCCCTGCCCCTCACCGGGCTGATGCTCCTGGTGGGCTTCGTGCTCCTCGTGGTGAGCTACCGGGTGCGCGGCCGCTTCGAGCTGCCCGCCGCCCCCACCCGGAAGCTGGACACCCGCGCCCACTGGGTGCTCGGCGTGTTCGTCGCCTGCGCCGGCCTGTGGCTCTCCGAGCCGCTCCACGGCCTGTCCGCGCCGCTCGTGGCGCTGGGGGCCACCGCGGCCCTCTTCGGCTCGGGCCTGCTGCGCCGGGAGGACCTGGGGCGGCTGGACTGGTCCACCCTCTTCCTCATCGCCGGTGGCATCTCCCTGGGCCGGCTCGTGGAGCACTCGGGGGTGGTGGCCACCGCGCTGCGGGGCGTGGACTGGAGCGCCTGGCCCCAGGTGGCCCAGGTGGGGCTGCTCGTGAGCCTGGCAGCCCTGCTCTCGGCGCTGATGAGCAACACCGGCACGTCGGCGCTCCTGATTCCCATCGCCGTGCAGCTCTTCCCCTCCGCCTCCATGCCCATCCTCGTGGCCATGGGGTGCTCCTTCGGCGTCCCCTTCATCATCAGCACCCCGCCCAACGCCATGGTCGCCGGCGAGGGGGGCGTGGAGTCCTCGGACCTGCTGCGCATGGGCCTGCCGCTCATGGCGCTGGGCTGTCTGGTCGTCACCCTCACCGGCCCCTGGGTCCTCCGCTTCTTCGGCCTCTCCTGA
- a CDS encoding spermidine synthase: MPRYALTLFASAFLLFGVQPLVGKFALPWFGGTPAVWTACMLFFQAALLAGYAYAHGVATRLAPRSQVRLHLGLLGLTVGVLAVRALWVGSPVAPGPEWRPEGVEGLTGRLLAMLAVTIGLPFFVLSTSAPLLQSWFARARPGASPYRLYALSNAGSLLALLSYPFLVEPYVPRGVQGWGWAAGFVLFVVGCAVCAWDLWKRAAASAPERTESPEPASPPVEEGARPGLGRTLAWLGLSACASVLLLATTNQLSQDVAAGPFLWVLPLAIYLLTFILAFEREALYSRAFFSLLLIASVAGVTRVVLLGPHTPLGLQILAYGAALLAGCMVCHGELYRLRPAPRFLSAFYLWVSVGGVLGGLIVTIVAPRLFVTYAEYPLALAACCLIALVTMFVRPPGEERLARLRRSLRMFLLAFVIVGLGVAVADFRFEVRLTARNFFGVVQVLEQGRGKPDEHRFTLKHGAIAHGVQYTGDTKRRLPMSYFTLESGLGLAIAEHRRLREAVGLAPGLRIGVLGLGVGSSAALARAEDSVRFYEINPKIISLARGEGGYFSYLADTPARVEIIEGDARISLERELERGEAQGFDVLAVDTFSSDSIPVHLLTDEAVSVYRRHLGPHGVLALHISNAHLDLVPIALAHARKFGMHATLVVYDPADRTARSVWMLLSPDAEFSWGPTFVNATSKVRRLELAGPPSITWTDERGSVLPLLQKGSWHGEVRELIAPAAVR; encoded by the coding sequence ATGCCCCGGTACGCCCTCACGCTCTTCGCCAGCGCCTTCCTGCTCTTTGGAGTCCAGCCGCTGGTGGGCAAGTTCGCGCTGCCGTGGTTTGGCGGCACGCCGGCGGTGTGGACGGCCTGCATGCTCTTCTTCCAGGCGGCGCTGCTGGCCGGCTACGCGTACGCGCACGGGGTGGCCACGCGCCTGGCGCCGCGCTCCCAGGTGAGGCTGCACCTGGGGCTGCTGGGGCTGACGGTGGGGGTGCTCGCGGTGCGCGCGCTGTGGGTGGGCTCGCCGGTGGCGCCCGGGCCGGAGTGGCGGCCGGAAGGGGTGGAGGGGCTCACCGGCCGGCTGCTGGCGATGCTGGCGGTGACCATCGGCCTGCCCTTCTTCGTGCTGTCCACCAGCGCGCCGCTCTTGCAGAGCTGGTTTGCCCGGGCGCGGCCGGGAGCCTCGCCCTATCGGCTCTACGCCCTGTCGAACGCGGGCTCGCTGCTGGCGCTGCTGAGCTACCCCTTCCTCGTCGAGCCATATGTGCCGCGCGGCGTGCAGGGCTGGGGCTGGGCCGCGGGCTTCGTCCTCTTCGTCGTGGGCTGCGCGGTGTGCGCCTGGGACTTGTGGAAGCGCGCCGCTGCCTCCGCACCGGAGCGGACGGAGTCGCCGGAGCCGGCGAGCCCTCCGGTGGAGGAGGGGGCTCGGCCCGGGCTGGGGCGGACGCTGGCGTGGCTGGGGCTGAGCGCGTGCGCGTCGGTGCTGCTGCTGGCCACGACGAACCAGCTCTCGCAGGACGTGGCGGCCGGTCCGTTCCTCTGGGTGCTGCCGCTGGCGATCTACCTGCTCACCTTCATCCTCGCCTTCGAGCGGGAGGCGCTTTACTCGCGCGCGTTCTTCTCCCTGCTCCTCATCGCCTCGGTGGCGGGCGTCACCCGCGTGGTCCTCCTGGGGCCGCACACGCCCCTGGGCTTGCAGATCCTCGCGTACGGCGCGGCGCTGCTGGCCGGCTGCATGGTGTGCCACGGCGAGCTGTACCGCCTGCGGCCGGCGCCTCGCTTCCTGAGCGCCTTCTACCTCTGGGTGTCGGTGGGCGGAGTGCTGGGCGGGCTCATCGTCACCATCGTGGCGCCGCGCCTCTTCGTCACCTACGCGGAGTACCCGCTGGCGCTGGCGGCCTGCTGCCTCATCGCCCTGGTGACGATGTTCGTGCGCCCGCCCGGTGAGGAGCGGCTGGCGCGGCTGCGGCGGAGCCTGAGGATGTTCCTGCTGGCCTTCGTCATCGTGGGGCTGGGCGTGGCGGTGGCGGACTTCCGCTTCGAGGTGCGGCTCACGGCGCGGAACTTCTTCGGGGTGGTGCAGGTGCTGGAGCAGGGCCGGGGCAAGCCGGACGAGCACCGCTTCACGCTCAAGCACGGCGCCATCGCCCACGGCGTCCAGTACACCGGGGACACGAAGCGGCGGCTCCCCATGTCCTACTTCACGCTCGAGAGCGGGCTGGGGCTGGCCATCGCCGAGCACCGTCGCCTGCGCGAGGCGGTAGGCCTGGCTCCCGGCCTGCGCATCGGCGTGCTGGGGCTGGGCGTGGGCTCCTCGGCCGCGCTCGCCCGGGCGGAGGACTCGGTGCGCTTCTACGAGATCAACCCGAAGATCATCTCCCTGGCGCGTGGGGAGGGGGGCTACTTCAGCTATCTGGCGGACACTCCCGCGCGGGTGGAGATCATCGAGGGCGACGCCCGCATCTCGCTGGAGCGGGAGCTGGAGCGGGGCGAGGCCCAGGGCTTCGACGTGCTCGCGGTGGACACCTTCAGCTCGGACTCCATCCCCGTGCACCTGCTCACCGACGAGGCGGTCTCCGTCTACCGCCGACACCTGGGGCCCCACGGGGTGCTGGCGCTGCACATCAGCAACGCGCACCTGGACCTGGTCCCCATCGCGCTGGCGCACGCCCGGAAGTTCGGGATGCACGCCACGCTCGTCGTCTACGATCCGGCGGACCGCACGGCGCGCAGCGTGTGGATGCTCCTGAGCCCGGACGCGGAGTTCTCCTGGGGACCGACCTTCGTGAATGCGACCTCGAAGGTGCGCCGCCTGGAGCTGGCGGGCCCGCCGTCCATCACCTGGACGGACGAGCGAGGCAGCGTCCTGCCCCTGCTCCAGAAGGGGAGCTGGCACGGCGAGGTTCGTGAGCTCATCGCCCCGGCGGCCGTGCGCTGA